One window from the genome of Streptococcus parasanguinis encodes:
- a CDS encoding PhoH family protein: MKEHSIDIQLSHPDDLFHLFGSNERHLRLMEQELDVIIHARTEIVQVIGQEEDCEKARQVIEALLILVNRGMTIGTPDVVTAIQMVRNDELDKFVALYEEEIIKDSYGKPIRVKTLGQKIYVDSVKHHDVTFGIGPAGTGKTFLAVTLAVTALKRGQVKRIILTRPAVEAGESLGFLPGDLKEKVDPYLRPVYDALYQILGKDQTTRMMEREIIEIAPLAYMRGRTLDDAFVILDEAQNTTIMQMKMFLTRLGFNSKMIVNGDTSQIDLPRNVKSGLIDAQEKLNNISQIDFVHFSAKDVVRHPVVAEIIRAYEPIPNPVLKEKLDVEEEAE, encoded by the coding sequence TTGAAAGAACATTCAATTGATATTCAATTAAGTCATCCAGATGATCTCTTCCATCTATTTGGATCCAATGAACGTCATTTGCGTTTGATGGAGCAAGAGTTGGATGTGATCATCCATGCTCGAACAGAAATTGTTCAGGTTATTGGGCAAGAAGAAGATTGTGAGAAAGCTAGACAAGTCATTGAGGCTTTGCTGATCTTGGTGAATCGTGGCATGACCATCGGGACACCAGATGTGGTGACCGCCATTCAAATGGTCCGTAATGATGAGTTGGATAAGTTTGTCGCCTTGTATGAAGAAGAAATCATCAAGGATAGCTACGGCAAGCCCATTCGGGTCAAAACGCTGGGGCAAAAGATTTATGTCGATAGTGTCAAGCACCATGATGTGACCTTCGGGATTGGACCAGCCGGGACAGGGAAAACCTTCTTAGCGGTGACCTTGGCCGTCACCGCCCTCAAGCGTGGTCAGGTCAAGCGGATCATTTTGACCCGTCCTGCTGTAGAAGCTGGAGAGAGCCTTGGTTTCCTTCCGGGTGACCTCAAGGAAAAAGTAGACCCTTATCTACGACCGGTCTATGATGCTCTTTACCAGATTTTAGGGAAAGACCAAACCACTCGGATGATGGAGCGGGAGATTATCGAGATTGCGCCTTTGGCTTATATGCGGGGGCGGACCTTGGACGATGCCTTTGTCATTCTCGATGAAGCGCAAAATACAACTATCATGCAGATGAAGATGTTCTTGACCCGTCTGGGGTTTAACTCCAAGATGATTGTCAATGGAGATACTAGCCAGATTGACCTCCCTCGAAATGTCAAATCCGGCTTGATTGATGCCCAGGAGAAATTGAATAATATTTCTCAGATCGACTTTGTGCATTTCTCTGCCAAGGATGTTGTTCGCCATCCGGTAGTTGCTGAAATTATCCGGGCCTACGAGCCCATCCCGAATCCAGTCCTCAAAGAAAAACTGGATGTGGAAGAAGAAGCAGAATAA
- the ald gene encoding alanine dehydrogenase, translating to MLIGIPKEIKNNENRVGLTPAGVQSLVKKGHHVLVETNAGLGSGFADEDYTKQGATIVATAAEAWAAEMVVKVKEPLAEEYGFLREDLLLFTYLHMAAAPELADAMVAAKTTGVAYETVRDLDGQLPLLVPMSEVAGRMAVQIGAHFLTKQEGGSGVLLGGVPGVPKGKVTIIGGGVVGTHAARIALGLGAQVTILDISAKRLAVLEDVFGHQIQTLMSNPFNIEASVRDADVVIGAVLIPGAKAPKLVTDDMVKQMRPGSVIVDVAVDQGGVIETADRVTTHTEPVYEKHGVLHYAVANIPGAVARTSTIALTNVTLPYVESLADNGFHKAIALDEGLRQGVTTYQGHITSQPVATGLERDFTPIDELV from the coding sequence ATGCTCATTGGAATTCCTAAAGAAATTAAAAACAACGAAAATCGGGTCGGTTTGACACCTGCAGGCGTACAAAGCTTGGTGAAGAAAGGTCATCACGTTTTGGTGGAAACAAATGCCGGACTTGGTTCTGGCTTTGCGGATGAAGATTACACGAAGCAAGGGGCAACCATCGTTGCGACTGCTGCAGAAGCTTGGGCCGCTGAGATGGTGGTCAAAGTCAAAGAACCCCTCGCTGAAGAATATGGCTTCCTTCGCGAAGACCTCTTGCTCTTCACATACTTGCACATGGCTGCTGCTCCTGAATTAGCAGATGCCATGGTTGCAGCCAAGACAACTGGTGTAGCCTACGAAACCGTTCGAGACTTAGATGGACAATTGCCACTCTTGGTGCCAATGAGTGAGGTGGCTGGACGGATGGCCGTGCAAATCGGTGCTCACTTCCTGACCAAACAAGAAGGTGGATCAGGAGTCCTCCTAGGTGGGGTGCCAGGTGTTCCCAAAGGAAAAGTTACCATCATCGGAGGCGGGGTCGTTGGAACCCACGCAGCTCGTATCGCCCTTGGACTCGGTGCCCAAGTGACCATCTTAGATATCAGTGCTAAACGTTTGGCTGTTCTGGAAGATGTCTTTGGTCACCAAATCCAAACCCTTATGTCCAACCCATTTAACATTGAAGCCAGCGTCCGTGATGCTGATGTTGTCATCGGGGCTGTCTTGATTCCTGGTGCGAAAGCTCCTAAATTAGTAACAGACGATATGGTCAAACAAATGCGTCCCGGTTCAGTCATCGTCGATGTGGCCGTTGACCAAGGTGGGGTTATTGAAACAGCAGACCGTGTCACAACGCATACGGAACCAGTTTACGAAAAACATGGCGTGCTCCACTATGCCGTTGCAAATATTCCAGGGGCTGTCGCTCGTACCTCTACTATCGCCCTTACCAATGTGACCCTTCCTTATGTCGAATCCCTAGCTGACAATGGCTTCCACAAGGCCATTGCCCTCGACGAAGGCCTGCGCCAAGGGGTCACCACTTACCAAGGTCACATCACTAGCCAACCCGTTGCTACCGGTTTAGAGCGTGACTTCACACCAATCGACGAATTGGTTTAA